A single region of the Hoeflea prorocentri genome encodes:
- a CDS encoding tetratricopeptide repeat protein, whose amino-acid sequence MRPKLFTLAASIVMAGMLATQPVSANDDASVDTFDSGRVASFAGALLAGRTAEADRDAETAIDLYRTALRFDADNTDLQQRLMVLLFNNGNFDEGVALAEKLKGDPTIESTARLALGINAVRQREFKNAQNLLDYAGVNDLERLLHGLLQSWAYFGDRKGDQAQETIDALEGPEWYGIFKTFHSAALQEALGNTDGARRLYTAVITDQNSAGMAPDTYIAASMSLAGMEKRLGNEQRAKDALATGTAFAPGYAPLRALQERIEAGETPKASIRNSAQGASAVLYTIGSALNRSGAEDFVAIYLNFARALDPKNAGTLIMLGALLENQGKPEAAIALYEAVPEGSIFHRVSELQLGLNLSDLDRLDEAKQHLRDLIEIDPTDMRAYLAYGSVLSQAKSYREMADNYDRAVQAIGVLPDQSHWNIFYQRGIAYERLKEWEKAEPNFERALELNPNQPQVMNYLGYSWIDMNIHLDEGMELIREAVRLRPNDGYIVDSLGWAYYRLGDYENAVEELERAVEIRPGDPTINDHLGDAYWRAGRKTEARYQWERSLTMEPELTEIPKIKSKIAKGLPDLPAKAPSASNSDGQKNDIDGSLKLDESKKNGMIEDVPATQTTEYEVKPGQTLWTIADEVLGDGERYREIILLNPSLRNGKETIHPGQIILIP is encoded by the coding sequence ATGCGGCCTAAACTCTTTACCCTGGCGGCGAGCATCGTCATGGCGGGCATGCTGGCGACACAGCCTGTATCGGCGAACGATGACGCAAGCGTTGACACGTTCGATTCAGGCAGGGTTGCCAGTTTCGCCGGAGCGCTGCTCGCCGGACGCACCGCCGAAGCGGATCGCGATGCCGAAACCGCCATTGACCTTTATCGCACAGCCCTGCGGTTCGACGCGGACAACACGGATCTTCAGCAGCGGTTGATGGTGCTGCTTTTCAACAACGGAAATTTCGACGAGGGCGTTGCGCTTGCGGAAAAGCTCAAGGGCGATCCCACGATTGAAAGCACCGCGAGGCTTGCCCTGGGCATCAATGCCGTGCGCCAGCGTGAGTTCAAGAATGCACAAAACCTTCTGGATTACGCAGGGGTCAACGATCTGGAACGCCTGTTGCACGGCCTGCTGCAATCATGGGCCTATTTCGGCGACAGGAAGGGCGACCAGGCCCAGGAAACGATCGATGCTCTTGAAGGGCCGGAATGGTACGGCATCTTCAAGACCTTCCACAGCGCCGCCCTGCAGGAAGCACTCGGCAACACGGACGGAGCACGCCGCCTCTACACGGCGGTGATCACCGACCAAAACAGCGCCGGCATGGCGCCCGATACCTATATTGCCGCTTCCATGTCGCTCGCCGGCATGGAAAAGCGGCTTGGCAACGAACAGCGGGCCAAGGATGCGCTGGCAACGGGGACCGCCTTTGCGCCCGGTTATGCGCCGCTGCGCGCCCTGCAAGAGCGCATCGAGGCAGGCGAAACGCCAAAGGCTTCGATCCGCAATTCCGCGCAAGGCGCATCGGCCGTCCTTTATACAATCGGAAGCGCGCTTAACCGCAGCGGCGCGGAGGATTTTGTCGCAATCTATCTGAATTTTGCCCGGGCGCTCGATCCCAAGAATGCCGGAACGCTGATCATGCTGGGCGCCCTTCTGGAGAATCAGGGAAAACCCGAAGCCGCAATTGCGCTTTACGAGGCTGTGCCGGAGGGTTCGATCTTCCACCGTGTCTCGGAGCTTCAGCTCGGCCTCAACCTTTCCGATCTCGACCGGCTTGATGAGGCCAAGCAGCACCTTCGGGACCTGATTGAAATCGATCCAACAGACATGCGCGCTTATCTGGCTTACGGCAGTGTCCTGTCACAGGCAAAATCGTACCGGGAGATGGCTGACAATTACGACCGCGCGGTCCAGGCCATTGGCGTCCTCCCCGATCAGTCGCACTGGAATATCTTCTATCAGCGTGGCATCGCCTATGAACGCCTGAAGGAATGGGAAAAGGCTGAACCCAATTTCGAGCGAGCTCTCGAACTCAATCCGAACCAGCCGCAGGTCATGAACTATCTGGGCTATTCCTGGATCGACATGAACATCCATCTGGATGAGGGCATGGAACTGATCCGCGAGGCGGTGCGGCTGAGACCGAATGACGGCTATATCGTCGATTCACTGGGATGGGCCTATTACCGTCTCGGCGATTACGAAAACGCTGTGGAGGAGCTTGAGCGGGCCGTTGAAATCCGCCCCGGCGATCCAACCATCAACGATCATCTCGGTGACGCCTATTGGCGGGCCGGTCGCAAAACCGAGGCCCGCTATCAGTGGGAACGGTCGCTGACCATGGAGCCGGAGCTTACCGAGATCCCGAAAATCAAATCCAAGATCGCAAAGGGTTTGCCAGATTTGCCTGCGAAAGCCCCTTCGGCGTCCAATTCGGATGGCCAGAAAAACGACATAGACGGCTCGCTGAAACTGGATGAGTCGAAGAAGAACGGCATGATTGAGGATGTTCCGGCGACCCAGACAACCGAATACGAGGTCAAGCCGGGGCAAACGCTTTGGACGATCGCCGACGAAGTTCTGGGAGACGGGGAGCGCTACCGCGAGATCATTCTGCTCAACCCGTCCTTGCGGAACGGCAAGGAGACGATCCACCCCGGGCAGATTATTCTCATTCCGTAA
- a CDS encoding 4-(cytidine 5'-diphospho)-2-C-methyl-D-erythritol kinase: MGEITETAWAKINLALHITGQRDDGYHLIDSLVAFADMGDRLTFTPGARDVLTLAGPFSGSLNADDDNLVARARALVRDFTVSHGRDAPPVAIHLEKNLPVASGIGGGSADAAATLRGLARFWSIDIGEPDLSAMALSLGADVPMCLVSKPLLARGIGDQLDLLDSLATLPMLLVNPLEAVSTPAAFDALESKNNAALQLSEPLEDIETVAAALKKTRNDLEAPARRFVPAVDEICAALCTSDALFWRMSGSGATCYGIFRDPVAARLAGDRLRDQYPHWWVQTAMTSGAP, encoded by the coding sequence ATGGGCGAGATTACTGAAACCGCCTGGGCCAAGATCAATCTTGCTTTGCACATCACCGGACAACGGGATGATGGCTATCACCTGATCGACAGCCTGGTCGCATTTGCCGACATGGGCGACCGCCTGACATTTACACCGGGCGCGCGTGATGTCCTCACGCTTGCCGGTCCGTTCTCCGGCAGCCTGAATGCCGATGACGACAATCTGGTCGCTCGGGCACGGGCGCTGGTTCGGGACTTTACCGTCAGTCATGGCCGGGATGCACCGCCGGTCGCAATTCACCTGGAAAAGAACCTCCCCGTCGCCTCCGGTATCGGCGGCGGATCGGCAGATGCAGCGGCAACGTTAAGGGGCCTTGCCCGGTTCTGGTCGATAGACATTGGCGAACCGGATCTTTCGGCGATGGCGCTCAGCCTGGGGGCGGATGTTCCCATGTGCCTTGTGTCAAAACCGTTGCTGGCGCGCGGAATCGGCGATCAGCTGGACCTGCTGGATTCTCTTGCGACCTTGCCGATGCTTCTTGTCAATCCGCTGGAGGCGGTTTCGACCCCGGCCGCATTCGACGCCCTTGAATCAAAAAACAACGCCGCTCTGCAGCTTTCGGAACCGCTTGAGGACATTGAGACGGTGGCAGCGGCGTTAAAAAAGACGCGCAACGATCTTGAGGCTCCGGCCAGGCGGTTTGTTCCAGCAGTGGACGAGATCTGCGCTGCGCTTTGCACATCCGATGCGCTGTTCTGGCGCATGTCGGGATCCGGCGCGACCTGCTACGGCATATTCCGTGATCCGGTCGCCGCCAGGCTTGCTGGCGACAGGCTTCGCGATCAGTATCCTCATTGGTGGGTGCAAACTGCGATGACGAGCGGTGCACCGTGA
- the moaB gene encoding molybdenum cofactor biosynthesis protein B has product MSRIDESRPFVPVKIAVLTVSDTRSLEDDKSGSTLAGRIEESGHVLAARDIVTDDVEKIAGRVKSWAEDPDIDVVITTGGTGFTGRDVTPEAVMPLFDKQMDGFSEVFHRISYDKIGTSTIQSRATGGVIDATYVFVLPGSPGACKDAWDGILKYQLDYRHMPCNFIEIMPRLDEHLKRGK; this is encoded by the coding sequence ATGTCCCGAATTGATGAATCGCGTCCATTCGTGCCGGTGAAGATCGCTGTTCTGACGGTTTCCGATACGCGCAGCCTGGAGGATGACAAATCGGGTTCTACGCTTGCTGGACGGATCGAAGAATCAGGTCATGTTCTGGCCGCCCGCGATATCGTTACGGACGATGTTGAGAAGATTGCCGGACGTGTCAAATCATGGGCCGAAGACCCTGACATCGACGTTGTGATCACAACAGGCGGCACGGGGTTTACCGGCCGGGACGTCACGCCGGAAGCCGTCATGCCGCTGTTCGACAAACAGATGGATGGGTTTTCCGAGGTGTTTCACCGCATTTCCTACGACAAGATCGGTACATCCACCATCCAGTCGCGGGCGACCGGCGGCGTTATCGATGCGACCTATGTTTTTGTGCTTCCCGGCTCACCCGGAGCCTGCAAGGATGCCTGGGACGGGATTCTGAAATATCAGCTCGACTACCGCCACATGCCGTGCAATTTCATCGAGATCATGCCGCGGCTCGACGAGCATCTGAAGCGCGGCAAGTAA
- a CDS encoding crotonase/enoyl-CoA hydratase family protein, translated as MDESQDKVLVERRDAVTIVSINRPDSRNAVDPETAGLLLTAFDAFEKDDSQLAAVLYGRGGTFCAGFDLKTVSEGSFEYEPLGEGPMGPTRRLLTKPVIAAVEGHAVAGGLELALWCDMRVASENAVFGVFCRRWGVPLIDGGNVRLPRLIGHSRAMDMILTGRPVAAGEALSFGLANRLVPQGKALEEAVSIATDMARFPQTCLRTDRMTAYQQWGLDVAEALKLEGVEGQVPIREEAEKGASRFASGLGRSGRFDAI; from the coding sequence ATGGACGAATCGCAGGACAAGGTTCTGGTGGAGCGACGGGACGCGGTGACGATTGTGTCCATCAATCGTCCTGACAGCCGCAATGCCGTGGATCCGGAGACGGCCGGCCTGCTTCTGACGGCTTTCGACGCCTTCGAGAAGGACGACAGCCAACTGGCGGCCGTGCTTTATGGACGCGGCGGGACATTCTGTGCCGGTTTCGATCTGAAAACGGTCTCGGAAGGATCATTTGAGTATGAGCCTTTGGGCGAGGGGCCCATGGGGCCGACGCGCAGGTTGCTGACCAAGCCGGTGATTGCGGCTGTAGAAGGACACGCGGTGGCCGGCGGGCTTGAACTTGCCCTGTGGTGCGACATGCGGGTGGCCTCTGAAAACGCGGTCTTTGGGGTGTTCTGCCGCCGTTGGGGCGTTCCCTTGATCGATGGCGGCAATGTGCGCCTGCCGCGCCTGATCGGGCACAGCCGGGCAATGGACATGATCCTGACAGGCCGCCCTGTCGCTGCTGGCGAGGCGCTGAGTTTCGGGCTCGCCAACCGGCTGGTTCCGCAGGGCAAGGCGCTTGAGGAAGCTGTCTCCATCGCCACGGACATGGCACGTTTCCCGCAGACATGCCTGCGGACCGACCGCATGACAGCTTATCAGCAATGGGGTCTGGATGTTGCCGAAGCGCTCAAGCTGGAGGGGGTCGAGGGGCAGGTGCCCATACGCGAGGAGGCCGAAAAGGGCGCGTCACGTTTTGCATCCGGCCTCGGGCGCTCGGGCCGGTTTGATGCAATCTGA
- a CDS encoding PA0069 family radical SAM protein, whose amino-acid sequence MSELDHFRQNSLNPANKPDIAEALAARSGMRVDKNRRRGRGAGINPSGRFEQHSRHVFDDGWESLEDLPAFKTDVQVEKPRTIITRNQSPDISFDRSINPYRGCEHGCIYCFARPTHAFMGLSPGLDFESRLFAKPDAPKLLERELAKPGYKPRVIAIGTNTDPYQPIERKWRIVRQILEVLNACNHPVGIVTKSANVLRDADILSQMAEKGLAKVALSVTTLDGKLARAMEPRASTPVRRLEAIRGLSEAGIPVAVMASPVIPGLNDHEIERILDSAKAAGACTASYILLRLPLEVSPLFRDWLLRHYPDRYRHVMSLVRSMRGGKDYDAEFNKRMKGSGPYAWQLARRFEITAKRLGLDNRWRSLRTDLFTPPHGTGVQLNLL is encoded by the coding sequence ATGAGCGAGCTGGATCATTTCAGGCAAAACAGCCTCAACCCGGCAAACAAGCCGGACATTGCTGAAGCGCTTGCCGCACGCTCAGGCATGCGCGTTGACAAGAACCGGCGCCGCGGGCGCGGCGCGGGCATCAATCCGAGCGGCCGTTTCGAACAGCACTCCCGCCACGTCTTTGATGATGGTTGGGAAAGCCTGGAAGATCTTCCGGCTTTCAAAACGGATGTACAGGTGGAAAAGCCCCGCACCATCATTACCCGCAATCAGTCGCCGGATATTTCCTTCGACCGGTCGATCAACCCTTATCGCGGCTGCGAACACGGCTGTATCTACTGCTTCGCGCGGCCGACCCACGCCTTTATGGGGCTTTCACCGGGTCTGGATTTTGAATCACGCCTTTTTGCCAAGCCCGATGCTCCGAAACTGCTCGAAAGGGAACTGGCAAAGCCCGGCTACAAGCCGCGTGTGATTGCCATTGGCACCAATACGGACCCCTATCAGCCGATCGAGAGGAAATGGCGGATCGTGCGGCAGATACTCGAGGTGTTGAACGCCTGCAATCATCCGGTCGGCATTGTGACAAAATCGGCAAACGTTCTGCGCGATGCCGATATTCTGTCCCAGATGGCCGAAAAGGGCCTTGCCAAAGTGGCTCTCTCGGTCACGACACTGGACGGCAAGCTTGCCCGCGCCATGGAGCCACGGGCTTCGACGCCGGTGCGGCGGCTGGAGGCGATCCGGGGCCTGTCGGAAGCCGGCATACCGGTCGCGGTCATGGCTTCGCCGGTCATACCGGGCCTGAACGACCATGAAATCGAACGCATTCTGGATTCGGCCAAGGCAGCCGGCGCGTGCACGGCAAGCTATATTCTGTTACGCCTGCCGCTCGAAGTCAGCCCGCTTTTCCGCGACTGGCTGCTGCGCCACTATCCGGACCGGTATCGCCATGTCATGTCGCTGGTGCGCTCGATGCGCGGCGGCAAGGATTATGACGCCGAGTTCAACAAACGCATGAAGGGCAGCGGCCCCTATGCCTGGCAGTTGGCCCGGCGTTTCGAAATCACGGCAAAGAGACTGGGGCTCGACAACAGATGGCGCTCCTTGCGCACGGACCTGTTTACGCCTCCCCATGGAACGGGGGTACAGCTCAACCTGCTTTGA
- a CDS encoding ribonuclease HII — protein MSRTPPDSRSETPRSRRAKPGQTELFGSVGDGPDFSFETAAGSPEQLVAGADEAGRGPLAGPVVAAAVILDPQNIPPGLNDSKKLTSCKRDALFELILANADVSIASSGPARIDRTNILRASLDAMRRAINTLPSRPHSALIDGRDVPPGLCCRAQAVIKGDARSLSIAAASIVAKVMRDRMMRQSAKLFPVFGFERHAGYGTAEHRKALAEHGPCPLHRMSFKPLREDV, from the coding sequence ATGTCTCGCACCCCACCTGATTCTCGCTCAGAAACGCCCCGTTCGCGCCGGGCAAAGCCCGGACAGACCGAGCTGTTCGGATCGGTGGGAGACGGTCCGGATTTCAGTTTTGAGACGGCCGCGGGCTCACCCGAACAGCTGGTGGCGGGGGCGGATGAGGCCGGGCGCGGCCCGCTGGCCGGGCCGGTCGTTGCCGCTGCCGTTATCCTTGATCCTCAGAATATTCCGCCGGGCCTTAATGACTCCAAGAAACTGACATCCTGCAAGCGCGATGCGCTCTTTGAGTTGATCCTGGCGAACGCCGACGTTTCCATCGCCTCGTCCGGGCCCGCCCGGATCGACCGCACCAACATTTTGCGGGCAAGTCTCGACGCGATGCGCAGGGCGATCAACACATTGCCCAGCCGGCCGCACAGCGCCCTGATCGACGGACGGGACGTCCCGCCCGGTCTGTGCTGCCGAGCGCAAGCTGTCATCAAGGGTGATGCCCGTTCGCTATCGATCGCCGCAGCGTCGATCGTCGCCAAGGTCATGCGCGACCGGATGATGCGCCAATCTGCAAAACTCTTCCCGGTCTTCGGCTTCGAACGGCATGCAGGCTACGGAACCGCCGAGCACCGCAAGGCTCTTGCCGAACACGGCCCCTGCCCGCTTCACCGCATGAGTTTCAAACCCTTGCGCGAAGACGTCTGA
- a CDS encoding YdcF family protein — translation MSAADAIVVFGAAVWAKGKPSPTLRRRTLHAIALHKDEAAPLIVLSGGLGKHPPSEAQVMASLCIDAGLKPSDLILEDRSTSTFENVAHSAKLLSERGLKKIIVVSDAYHLPRIRMCFRYLGFETTASSPPEGLVPTRRRRVLLSWLRELAALPWYWITMHKRLGATRSALRIERA, via the coding sequence TTGAGCGCCGCCGATGCAATCGTCGTCTTCGGTGCCGCGGTCTGGGCAAAGGGCAAGCCGAGCCCGACCTTGAGGCGGCGCACGCTGCACGCCATTGCTCTTCATAAGGATGAGGCCGCGCCATTGATTGTGCTTTCCGGCGGTCTGGGAAAACACCCGCCAAGCGAGGCGCAGGTCATGGCGTCCTTGTGTATCGATGCGGGTCTCAAGCCATCGGATCTGATATTGGAAGACCGCTCCACATCGACATTCGAAAATGTTGCTCATAGCGCCAAATTGTTGAGTGAGCGCGGGCTTAAAAAGATCATCGTCGTCTCGGATGCCTATCATCTGCCCCGTATCAGGATGTGTTTTCGCTATCTGGGCTTTGAGACGACGGCCAGTTCACCGCCGGAGGGCCTGGTTCCGACGCGCAGACGCCGGGTTCTGTTGTCGTGGCTGCGCGAGCTTGCAGCGCTTCCCTGGTACTGGATCACCATGCACAAACGGCTCGGCGCCACACGTTCAGCGCTCCGAATCGAAAGGGCATAA
- a CDS encoding DMT family transporter: MNQTRLHSNLFAVSNGGALAGAAFMIAAGAAFAVVNTSLQAVTMSMGMAPTAAAFWQYLVAMLCCLPWVMRTGFGVLKTENAGAHILRVVMAAIGVQFWVAGLAHVPIWQAIALIMTSPFFVTLGAGLFLGERVGIARWTATALGFAGGMIILAPWSDAFTAATMLPVAAAVFWAATSLMTKRLTKFESTRTITLYMLVLLTPINAGLAAGSGGFAVPDLSAAALVVLAGAMTMAAQWLIVRAYASADAAYVQPFDHVKLPLNIMAGWIVFGFVPGGNLWLGSLLIVSASIFIAHRETRQASLARA, from the coding sequence ATGAATCAGACAAGACTTCATTCAAACCTCTTTGCGGTCTCGAATGGCGGCGCCCTTGCCGGGGCTGCATTCATGATTGCGGCCGGCGCTGCCTTCGCAGTCGTCAACACATCGCTCCAGGCGGTGACAATGAGCATGGGTATGGCGCCGACGGCCGCGGCCTTCTGGCAATATCTCGTCGCCATGTTGTGCTGTTTGCCATGGGTGATGCGCACCGGCTTCGGTGTTCTGAAAACCGAAAACGCCGGAGCCCACATATTGCGGGTCGTTATGGCGGCGATCGGCGTCCAGTTCTGGGTTGCCGGTCTTGCGCATGTGCCCATTTGGCAGGCAATCGCGCTGATCATGACATCGCCCTTTTTTGTCACGCTCGGCGCGGGACTTTTCCTTGGTGAGCGGGTCGGGATCGCGCGCTGGACGGCAACCGCTTTGGGTTTTGCCGGCGGCATGATTATCCTCGCGCCCTGGTCGGACGCCTTTACTGCGGCTACCATGCTTCCCGTCGCCGCAGCCGTTTTCTGGGCCGCGACGTCGCTCATGACCAAACGCCTGACAAAGTTCGAATCGACACGAACCATTACGCTCTACATGCTGGTGTTGCTGACCCCCATCAATGCCGGCCTTGCGGCGGGCTCTGGCGGATTTGCGGTGCCTGACCTTTCCGCTGCCGCTCTCGTGGTTCTTGCCGGAGCCATGACGATGGCGGCCCAATGGCTGATCGTTCGTGCCTATGCAAGCGCCGATGCGGCCTATGTCCAGCCTTTCGATCATGTGAAGCTGCCGCTCAATATCATGGCGGGCTGGATCGTCTTCGGCTTTGTGCCGGGCGGAAATCTCTGGTTGGGGTCGCTGCTGATTGTCTCGGCGTCGATCTTCATTGCACATCGTGAAACGCGCCAGGCGTCCCTCGCCAGGGCCTGA
- a CDS encoding F0F1 ATP synthase subunit B, with amino-acid sequence MDASFWALVSLILFLALLAYLKVPGMLTKSLDDRADKIRNELDEARRLREEAQQLLAEYQRKRKDAEKEASEVIAAAEHEAAGLVAEARQKTDDYVKRRTAMAEQKIALAEAEAVNEVRQSAIDIAVSAAQTIIADKADEKTTGELFKSSVAELKERLN; translated from the coding sequence ATGGACGCTTCATTCTGGGCTCTCGTCTCCCTCATCCTGTTTCTGGCCCTGCTTGCCTATCTGAAGGTTCCGGGCATGTTGACCAAGTCGCTTGACGACCGGGCCGACAAGATCCGCAACGAGCTCGACGAAGCCAGGCGCCTGCGCGAAGAGGCGCAGCAATTGCTCGCCGAGTACCAGCGCAAGCGCAAGGACGCCGAGAAGGAAGCCAGCGAAGTCATCGCAGCGGCTGAACATGAAGCGGCCGGCCTTGTGGCTGAAGCACGGCAGAAGACGGATGATTACGTCAAGCGCCGCACGGCGATGGCCGAGCAGAAGATAGCGCTCGCCGAAGCTGAGGCTGTCAACGAGGTCAGGCAGTCGGCGATCGATATCGCTGTTTCGGCCGCACAGACCATCATTGCCGACAAGGCAGACGAGAAGACGACCGGCGAGTTGTTCAAATCCTCCGTTGCGGAGCTGAAGGAACGGCTGAACTAA
- a CDS encoding F0F1 ATP synthase subunit B — MFVTAAYAATAETAEHAAEGSFPPFDSSTFASQLLWLVITFGLFYLFMSRVVLPRIGSILETRRDRIAQDLNEANRLKEEADQAFAAYEQELADAKSKAHEIAQAARDAAKADADAERAKVEAEVTKKLEKAEAEIAGVKDKALAEVDAIAADTTAAIVNQLIGGTVAKAKLSAAVKAAAEGRE; from the coding sequence ATGTTCGTCACAGCGGCCTATGCAGCCACTGCTGAAACCGCAGAACATGCGGCGGAGGGTTCTTTTCCGCCCTTTGACAGCTCCACATTCGCATCCCAGCTTCTGTGGCTCGTCATTACGTTCGGCCTTTTCTACCTTTTCATGTCGCGTGTCGTGCTGCCGAGGATCGGCAGCATCCTGGAAACGCGCCGCGACCGGATTGCTCAGGATCTCAATGAGGCAAACCGGCTGAAGGAAGAGGCGGATCAGGCATTTGCAGCCTATGAGCAGGAACTGGCGGACGCCAAGTCGAAGGCTCATGAGATTGCTCAGGCGGCCCGTGATGCGGCCAAGGCCGATGCCGATGCCGAACGCGCAAAGGTCGAAGCCGAGGTGACCAAGAAGCTGGAGAAGGCTGAAGCCGAGATCGCCGGCGTGAAAGACAAGGCGCTTGCCGAGGTCGACGCGATTGCCGCCGACACGACAGCCGCCATCGTCAATCAGCTCATCGGCGGAACCGTGGCCAAGGCCAAGCTGAGTGCCGCGGTCAAGGCCGCAGCCGAGGGGAGGGAATAA
- a CDS encoding F0F1 ATP synthase subunit C — MEAEAAKYIGAGIACLGMGGAGIGLGTIFGNYLSGALRNPSAADGQFGRLIFGFAVTEALGIFSLLVALLLLFAV; from the coding sequence ATGGAAGCGGAAGCAGCAAAATACATCGGTGCAGGCATTGCATGTCTCGGCATGGGTGGCGCCGGTATCGGCCTCGGCACGATCTTCGGTAACTATCTGTCGGGCGCTCTGCGCAATCCGTCGGCTGCCGACGGCCAGTTCGGCCGCCTGATCTTCGGCTTCGCCGTGACGGAAGCCCTGGGCATCTTCTCGCTGCTCGTGGCACTGCTCCTCCTGTTTGCCGTCTGA
- a CDS encoding F0F1 ATP synthase subunit A produces MANDPIHQFQISKLIPIEVGGLDFSFTNSSLFMVATVAVAAGFLFLTTSNRGMVPSRMQSVSEMCYEFVASMLRDGAGSAGMRFFPMVFSLFMFILVANLLGMFPYFFTVTSHIIVTFALAILVIGTVIVYGFLKHGLGFLNLFVPSGVPGLLLPLVVAIEVISFLSRPISLSVRLFANMLAGHITLKVFAGFVTSLSALGALGIGGAILPLIMTIALTGLEFLVAFLQAYVFAVLTCMYLNDALHPGH; encoded by the coding sequence GTGGCAAACGATCCGATCCACCAGTTCCAGATCAGCAAGCTCATCCCGATTGAGGTGGGCGGTCTCGACTTCTCGTTCACCAATTCGTCGTTGTTCATGGTTGCGACCGTCGCCGTTGCAGCCGGCTTTCTGTTCCTGACGACATCCAATCGCGGCATGGTTCCAAGCCGTATGCAGTCCGTCTCGGAGATGTGCTACGAGTTCGTGGCCTCGATGCTGAGAGACGGCGCGGGCTCCGCCGGCATGCGCTTCTTCCCGATGGTGTTCTCGCTCTTCATGTTCATTCTTGTGGCTAACCTGTTGGGAATGTTCCCATATTTCTTCACAGTAACGAGCCACATCATCGTAACTTTTGCCCTTGCCATCCTCGTGATCGGAACTGTGATTGTCTATGGTTTCTTGAAACACGGGCTGGGCTTTTTGAACCTCTTTGTTCCGAGCGGTGTGCCCGGTCTGTTGCTGCCGCTGGTGGTCGCCATTGAGGTCATCTCGTTTCTTTCGCGCCCGATCAGCCTGTCGGTTCGTCTCTTTGCGAACATGCTGGCCGGACACATCACGCTCAAGGTTTTCGCCGGGTTCGTCACCTCCCTGAGTGCGCTTGGCGCACTCGGTATCGGCGGCGCGATCCTCCCACTGATCATGACCATTGCTTTGACTGGTCTGGAATTTCTGGTGGCCTTCCTGCAGGCCTATGTCTTTGCGGTACTGACGTGCATGTACCTCAATGACGCCCTGCATCCCGGACACTAG
- a CDS encoding AtpZ/AtpI family protein: MRKPAQNKGTDNTAPDDEERTDQADDLEERRRQLEAELASRRPEDKQGKDAEWAGKSSYAKAFQLSTEFVAAIFVGTLLGYLIDRFLGTTPWGMIIFLLLGFVAGVLNVMRSAGLVAENRLGPKDKEVNNHNADG, encoded by the coding sequence ATGCGAAAACCAGCGCAAAACAAAGGAACAGATAACACTGCTCCTGACGATGAAGAACGGACTGATCAGGCCGATGACCTTGAGGAGCGTCGCAGGCAGTTGGAAGCAGAACTTGCTTCCCGCAGGCCGGAAGACAAGCAAGGCAAAGATGCTGAATGGGCGGGGAAATCGTCCTATGCCAAGGCATTTCAGCTCTCTACCGAGTTTGTTGCAGCGATTTTTGTGGGTACGCTTCTCGGTTATCTGATCGACCGTTTTCTGGGGACGACGCCCTGGGGGATGATTATCTTTCTTCTCCTTGGTTTCGTGGCCGGAGTATTGAATGTCATGCGTTCTGCGGGCCTTGTGGCGGAAAACCGTCTTGGCCCGAAGGACAAAGAGGTCAATAACCATAACGCCGATGGCTGA